Genomic segment of Drosophila ananassae strain 14024-0371.13 chromosome 2L, ASM1763931v2, whole genome shotgun sequence:
CCTTTTAGACTGCAAGTGCACGGACACCAAGTGCGGCGACAACTGCGCCTGCAGTCAGGACTGCAAGTGCGTCTGCAAAAACGGACCCAAGGATCAGTGCTGCAAGACCAAGTAGAACCCGGCAATGATCAAATGAACCAATcccaataaatatttcaaacgaCTTTATTCCAATATTGCATTTACGGTGAATCGGTGGTC
This window contains:
- the LOC6505673 gene encoding metallothionein-3 — its product is MVCKGCGSNCKCTDTKCGDNCACSQDCKCVCKNGPKDQCCKTK